In Flavobacterium praedii, the DNA window AATTATTTCCCCAAAAGAGGGAAGAAGTAGTAATGAGGATAGTAATATGACGAAAAATTGTTTCAGACTATTTTTTTGAGCGCAAAAATAGTATTTTTTTTAAGACAATTTTATCCTTTTAATAAAAAATCCCCAACTACTTTCGTAATTGGGGATTCAAATCAAATTTATTTTTAATTAAGAAACCAAAACCCAAGCACCACTTGCGATTAAGCTTTCGGCTTTTTTGAATTTCATTTCTTGTGTTTGACCATTGGCTACATTTTGTATAGTTACTGTGTCATTTCTGTTTATTTTGGGTTGATCGCGAACGATAGTCTCAGTTACTTGTCGTTGTTGCGTTTGTCCAGCTTCTTGATTACGTTCTGCTAATTCATCAGAATTTAAAACTTCGTCTTTGCTTAACTTATAATCTTCTTTCTGACGTACAATTTTTGCTTCTTCAATAACTGGAACATTTTGCGCAGGTAAATCTCCTTTAAATAAGAACGAAATTACATCCTTGTTTACATTCTCCAACATTCCTCTAAATAAATTAAAAGCTTCCAATTTATAAATAAGTAATGGGTCTTTTTGTTCATGTACTGCCAATTGAACGGATTGTTTCAATTCATCCATTTTACGTAAATGTTTTTTCCAAGCTTCATCAACGATAGATAAAGTGATATTTTTCTCAAAATCGGCAACTAGTTGAGCTCCATTTGTTTCGTAAGCTTTTTTCAAATCAGTAACTACGTTGAATGATTTTATTCCATCTGTAAAAGGAACAACAATGCGTTCAAAATGATTGTTTCTGTCTTCGTAAACATTTTTTATAATTGGGAATGCTTCTCTAGCACTTCTTTCTGTCTTTTGAGTGTAAAATTCTAGCGTTGCTTTATAAAGCTTAGCTGTAATTTCAATTTCTGTTAATTTAGAGAAATCGGCTTCTGAAACTGGCGAAGTAAAGGAGAAATAACGAATAATATCAAATTCAAAATCTTTGAAATTATTTCTTGCTTTATTCACGTCAACGATCAATTCACAAGTGTCATAAAGCATATTGGCGATATCTAATTTTAGACGTTCACCAAACAAGGCGTGACGACGACGTTTGTAAACTACTTCACGTTGTGCGTTCATTACGTCATCATATTCCAATAAACGTTTACGAACACCAAAGTTGTTTTCTTCTACTTTTTTCTGAGCACGTTCGATCGATTTGGTCATCATAGAATGCTGAATCACTTCTCCTTCTTGCAATCCCATTCTGTCCATTACTTTGGCTACTCTTTCAGAACCAAATAAACGCATTAAGTTGTCTTCAAGAGAAACATAAAACTGAGAACTTCCTGGGTCACCTTGACGTCCTGCACGACCACGTAACTGACGGTCTACACGACGAGAGTCATGACGTTCTGTACCTACAATTGCCAAACCACCAGCCGCTTTTACTTCTGGAGATAATTTGATATCGGTACCACGACCTGCCATATTGGTTGCAATGGTCACCACTCCAGGTTTTCCTGCTTCCTCAACAATTTGTGCTTCTTGTTTGTGCATTTTTGCATTCAATACATTATGTGCTACACCACGCATTTTCAACATTCTGCTCAATAATTCTGAAATCTCTACCGAAGTTGTTCCAATAAGAACAGGTCTTCCTGCTTTTGATAATTCAGTAACATCTTCGATTACCGCATTAAACTTTTCACGAGTTGTTTTGTAGATATAATCTTCTTTGTCAATTCTGGACATTGGTCTGTTTGTTGGAATTTCTACAACATCCAATTTGTAGATTTGCCATAACTCTCCAGCTTCTGTTACCGCTGTTCCAGTCATTCCGCCCAATTTGTTGTACATTCTGAAATAGTTTTGCAAAGTAACTGTTGCAAAAGTTTGGGTAGCCGCTTCAATTTTTACGTTTTCTTTGGCTTCAATGGCTTGGTGTAATCCGTCAGAATAACGACGACCATCCATGATACGTCCTGTTTGCTCATCTACAATCATGATTTTGTTGTCCATGATTACATATTCTACATCTTTTTCGAACAAAGCGTATGCTTTCAAAAGTTGTGTCAAAGTGTGAATACGTTCGCTTTTTATACCAAAATCTTGAAATAATCTTTCTTTCTCTTCGGATTCAGCATCTTTATCCAGTTTTTTCTTTTCGATGATAGCAATTTCAGTTCCGATATCTGGAAGTACAAAAAAGTCAGCATCAGTATCGCCAGAAAGGAATTTTATTCCGTTATCTGTTAATTCTACTTGATTGTTTTTTTCTTCTATGACAAAATACAATGCTTCATCCACTTTTGGCATTTCGCGATTGTTGTCTTGCATGTATTGATTTTCGGTTTTTTGTAGCAATTGTTTGATTCCTTCTTCGCTCAAAAACTTAATAAGTGCTTTGTTTTTTGGTAAACTTCTGTAAGCTCTTAGTAATAAGAATCCACCTTCTTTTGTGTTTCCTTCTTTGATTAATTTTTTAGCTTCAGAAAGGAAACCATTGGCCAATTGGCGTTGTAAACTTACAAGGTTTTCGATTTTTGGTTTCATTTCCATGAACTCATGACGATCTCCTTGTGGAACTGGTCCCGAAATGATAAGAGGTGTACGGGCATCATCAATCAAAACAGAATCGACCTCATCCACAATCGCATAATTGTGTTTTCTTTGTACCAAATCTTCTGGCGAATGCGCCATATTATCTCTTAGGTAATCAAAACCAAATTCATTATTTGTTCCGTAAGTGATGTCTGCGTTGTAAGCATTTTTTCTTCCTTCTGAACTCGGTTGGTGATTATCAATACAATCTACAGTCAATCCGTGAAATTCGAATAAAGGGGCTTTCCACGTACTATCACGTTTGGCCAAGTAATCGTTTACGGTTACCAAATGAACACCGTTTCCAGTTAAAGCATTTAAGTATAATGGTAAGGTTGCAACCAGTGTTTTACCTTCTCCAGTTTGCATTTCGGCAACTTTTCCTTCGTGTAAAACCATTCCGCCAATCAATTGAACATCATAATGAATCATGTCCCAAGTGATTTCTTTTCCTGCAGCATTCCAAGTGTTTGCCCAAATAGCTTTATCGCCATCAAGTGTAATGTAGCTTTTGGTAGCAGATAATTCTCTGTCTTTTGCTGTAGCAGTAACCGTGATTTGTGTGTTGTCTTTGAAACGTCTTGCGGTTTCTTTTACCACTGAGAAAGCTTCTGGAAGAATCTCCATTAATGTTTTTTCAGAGATGTCATATGCTTCTTTTTCTAAAGCATCTATTGCAATATAAATATCTTCTCTTTTGTCAATATCTTCAATGCTTTCTACTTCAAGAAGAAGGCTAGCAATTTTAGCATCTTTGTCTGCACGTGCTTGTTTTATTTTTTCTTTAAAATAAGCAGTCCTGGCCCTAAGTTCATCATTTGATAAGGCTTGTAAAGTGCTTTCAAAAGTTTTAATTTTATTTAAATAAGGCTGTAATGCTTTGACATCTTTCTCAGATTTATCTCCAACAAAGATTTTAATAATACTGTTTATGAAACTCATGATTTATTTTTATTTCTAATTTTATAACTGTGTAAATTTAAACAAAAAAAAAGCCTCTTTTGAGACTTTTTCTTGGTTTACTTTTTAATATTCATCCTCATTCCAAAGATAATCTTCGTCAGTTGGATAATCTGGCCAAATTTCTTCCATTGATTCATATATCTCGCCTTCATCTTCTATAGATTGAAGGTTTTCTACTACTTCTAATGGAGCGCCTGCTCTAATAGCGTAGTCAATAAGTTCGTCTTTGTTAGCAGGCCACGGTGCATCGCTTAAATATGATGCTAATTCTAATGTCCAATACATATTTGTCGATTTAGTTTTGTGCAAAAATAAATTTTTTACTGAAAAAGACAAGTAAAAAACCATTTATTTTTTAAAAAAATTAAGAACGTATTTTCAGACAGTAAGTATTAAGATAATTAATTCTAAATTTCAAAACTGAAAATCTTTTCTAAATACTGTAAACCGTAATCTATAAAACGTCAACCTATTTTCTAGGAATCCATTTTACTTCCTCGGCGTTTAAATCATGAGACAACTTTCGTGCCAATACAAAAAGATAGTCAGAAAGTCGGTTTAAGTACTTAATTGCAATTTCAGCAACAGGCTCATTATGGCTTAAATGCACTGCTAAACGTTCTGCACGGCGGCAAACGCATCTTGCAATATGACAATATGACACGGTTTGATGTCCTCCCGGTAACACAAAATGTGTCATTGTGGGAAGTGATTCTTCCATACTGTCTATTTCATTTTCCAGTAATTCAACATCAGACTCGATAATCCCAAGTTTTTTTAGACGTAATTCGCCATTTTTCATCACTTCTTTTTCTGGAGGAGTGGCAAGAATGGCTCCGACAGTAAACAATCGATCTTGAATTTCGATTAATATTTCTTTGTAATGATTATTTATTTCTTGGTCACGGATTAATCCAATGTAGGAATTCAATTCATCTACTGTTCCATAGCTTTCGATGCGGGCATGGTCTTTTGGTACTCTAGTGCCACCAAAAAGGGCTGTGGTTCCGCCATCTCCAGTTTTTGTATATACTTTCATTTTAAGTTAGAGATTAGAAGTTAGAAGTTAGAGGTTTACAAGTTCAGAATAATTCTAACCTCTAAATTATTTTGCTGTATCACTTTCAATAACACCGTCTCTTAAACGAATTACACGATGGGCGTAAGCTGCAATTTCCTCTTCGTGTGTAACTAGAATAACAGTATTGCCATTGGCATGAATATCTCCAAAAAGTTTCATAATTTCCAAAGAAGTTTTGCTATCCAAATTTCCTGTCGGTTCATCAGCAAGTATGATGGAAGGTTTGTTTACTAATGCTCTAGCAATGGCCACACGTTGACGCTGTCCTCCTGAAAGTTGATTGGGTTGATGATCCATTCTATCACCAAGATTTACTTGGTTTAATACTTCAGTGGCTCTAGTGTTTCTTTCGGTTTTTGAATAGCCAGCATAAATCATTGGCAAGGCTACATTATCAAGGGCTGTCGTTCTTGGTAAAAGATTGAATGTTTGAAAAACAAATCCAATCTCTTTATTTCTAATTTCGGCTAGTTCGTCGTCTTTCATATGGCTTACATCTTTTCCGTTTAAGATATAAGTTCCAGATGTTGGTGTGTCTAAGCAGCCTAATAAATTCATTAAGGTAGATTTTCCAGAACCAGATGGACCCATTAAAGCTACATATTCCCCTTTGTTAATTTCTAAATCAATACCTTTTAATACATATACAATTTCATTTCCTAGTACAAAGTCTCGTTTGATATTGGTGATTTTTATAAGTGGGTTTTCCATTAGAGTTATAGATTGTAAATTTTGATTTAAGATTTTAAAAGTACAAAAGACTTTTTAATTATGATAAGTAGTTCTAGTTAGATTTTTGTTACAATTTATTCATATCTATTATCATTTGGGTAGTTTTAATTTTTATGAAATTTATATCGAATTTTGATATGTATCAGAATTTTTTGGATTGTTTGTATAATTGCTACATATATATTGGATACAATGCAACTCAAGGTACATTTGATACAGATATGTTTATTAAATCAAAAATTATGAAAACTAGAAAATTATTATTGGGAATGGCTGTAATTACTTTGGGATTATCTTCTTGCAAGGATGAAAAAAAAATACAGGCCGAAAAATCGGTAGATACCTATGTTGTCTATGTGGATTCATTAGGAAACACAGATACAGTAGTTACCAAAGAGAACTGGGAATCTATTCAAGCTAATTATGAAATAAGAAATGCTGCTGCTGAATTGGCTTTGGCTGATTTGAAAGATGATATTAAAGCACAAGAGCGAATTAATGCCAGTAGAGCCAAATATGAAGAACTTAAAGCAAAAATGGATGCGCAAACCGAAATTGAAAATCAAGCTATAATAGCGGATAATCCAAAACAACGATTGAGAAATGCACTTTTTGGTGAGGGAAAGGTTGGGAATGATATCAACTTTAATTGGGTAAATGCTAAAAATATTCTAGGTGTATACCAATTATTTGTTGATACCGCTCAAAAAAATAAAGACAATTATACCCGTGAGGATTGGGATGAAGTAAAATTAATGTATGAAGCCTTGGATAGTAGAAAAAATACAGTGGAAAACGAGGGACTTACTTCAAATGATAATATGAAAATTTCTGGATTGAAGTTGAAATTTGCTCCGATGTATACTTTAAATAGAATGGGAGCCAAGTCGGCAGAAATGGCCAAAGCAAAAAAATAATTAATTATGGAATGAAATAAAATAATTTTTCATCATAAATATTTAATTTATTATAGTTTAATTAGTGTTAAAATTAAATAAAAGTGTATTTCATCGATTTTACATAGAATATTGTCGATTTTTATTCTTGTATTTATTAAATTTGGTAATCAAAAGTTTAAATTTTAGTAGTAGGTTATTTAGGTTTAAACTTTTGTTTGATTGTTTAGCAAAAATTAATTTCATTCTAAAGCAATCAATTGAAATAAAATCTTCGGATTTTAGATTTTGTTATTCAGAATGGAAAAGACAGTCATGGGGGTGACTGTCTTTTTTTTGTTTTGATTTCAAACAAACTATTTTGAAACCGTTTTGAATCTTTTTTTAAGTAAAACTTGTTTAGTTTGATATTTTGTAAATCTGGGTAATATCTTTCAATTTTTCTGTAAAGTTGATATTAAGGTCAATTAATTTTCCACTGTGAATATCAAAAATCCATCCATATACTTTTAAATTTCGGTCGTTGAATGCTTTTTGTACTTCGGCAGTTTTGATAACATTGATGCATTGTTCTTGTACGTTTAATTCAACTAACTTTTTATATTTTTCTTCCTCATTGGTTATAGCATCAAGCGTTTTTCGATGAATTCGATAAACATCGCGGATGTTTCTTAGCCATGGGTTTAATATTCCCAAATCGGATTGTTGCATGGCTGCATGCACACCTCCACAACCATAATGACCACAAACTACGATGTGATTTACTTTCAAATGTACCACCGCATAATTGATCACTGACATCGAATTTAAGTCGGTATTTGGAACCATATTGGCAATGTTTCGGTGTACAAAAACTTCTCCAGGTTCCAGTCCCATTAGTTCTTCTGCCGAAACGCGACTATCCGAACAACCAATATAAAGAAATTCGGGAGATTGTCCTTTTGATAATTTTTCAAAATAGTTTTTATCTATTTGGAGCTGTTTGATAATCCATTTTTGGTTATTTTCAAAAATTTGGTTGATGTCCATAATGTAATTTTAAATTTTAAAACGGCAAATTTATGTTCTGATTATAAAATGCTGTTTGGGTTGCTCGTATCTAAAGAAGACCAATCCCCATTGAAAAGTATCTATGCTTACCGTCACTTTTGGATGGTTTTTTATAATTTCCCAGGCCGCTTCCATGTCTGCAGACCAATGAATATCATCAAAAATCCAAACTGTTTCATTAGTAATAGTTGGTAACAATAACTCAAAATAGTCTAATGTTGCTTTTTTAGAATGGTTGCCATCAAAGTAAATCAATTGGTAGCTTTCTGTTTTCTGTTGGCAGTTTTGCAGATAACTTAAAAAATCGGTTTCAACACATTCTATAGTATTACAATTGAATTTTTCCAGTTGAATTTTTGCAACTGCAATTGTATTTGGACAACCTTCGAGCGTTATGATTTTTGCTTTTGGATTTCCTAATGCAAGTGCAGAAGTTGCCAATCCTAATGAAGTTCCAATTTCTAAAACAGTTTCAGGTTGAAAATAATGGACAATTCGATACAATAATTGGGCTCGTTTGGGGGAGATTCCAGCCGTTTCTGCAATTTTTGAAATTTGTCTGATATTAGATTTAAAAACTCGAGAACCTGCACCAAAGTCGGTTACAGCAATGGTGTTTTTATTTTGCAAAAGTTCGTTTCGGTACCTTTTTAAAATGGCATATTCTGGTTTGTATTTTTTGTCATAAAAACATTTGGTCAATAAATTAAAGACAAATGGGGAATGAACTGCATGTTCGTTTTTGGATTGCCAAAGGAATTTAAGATAAGATTTGATTTGGAATAACATAAAGACTGTTTCACAAAGGTTCACAAAGAAAATGCGAAGATACACAGAGATTTTTTAAGTATTCAATATCTAAAAACTAAACTTTGTGCTTCGCTGTGTTTTCTCTAGATTCCTTGTGAAATAGCATTTTATTAAAGTATAAGCCAATATTTAACAGTCCCAAAATTTAAAACTATCTTTGCTCCCTTGAAATTTACATCAAGAAAAGTAAAGAATATAATAATGATGACGGAAGAAACAGCTATTAAAAGTGCAATAACATTGGAGGAAATTAACCATTGCATCACTATTTTGACACAACTCAATACAGATACAGATCAAATTTTTGAAATACCAAAAGAACAACGAACAGCATTAATTAAAGCAGCAGGTCAGTTTTCGAGACCAGATCGCGATGAGTTTGCCCGTCGAAAAAAAGACGGAAAAGCAGTAGCCAAACGCAAGCAGGAAAAGAAAGACAGAACGGCCCGTAAAGAAACTGGAATTCGATCTGCTCGTGAAGCAAGTATATTTGTAGCTCCCAAATTATTGGCTGTAAATGATCTTGCCAATAAAGAGCAATTGGAATTGGAGACACCCCAGAATTGTTATGTATGCAAAACAGAGTTTACTAGAATGCATCATTTTTACGATTCGATGTGTCCGGATTGTGGTGATTTTAATTATGCCAAACGTTTTCAAACCGCAGATGTAAAAGGGCAAATTGCCGTGATTACGGGTTCACGCTTAAAAATAGGGTATCATATTACTTTGATGTTACTTAGAGGTGGAGCAACAGTTATTGCAACAACCCGTTTTCCTGTGGATTCGGCTTTGCGATTTGCAAAGGAAGATGATTTTATGGAGTGGGGACACCGCTTAAAAATTCACGGATTAGATTTGAGGCATATTCCAAGTGTAGAGATTTTTTGCAATTTCATAGAACAAAAATATGGAAGGTTGGATATTCTAATCAATAATGCTGCACAAACGGTAAGACGACCAGCTGGGTTTTATACGCACTTGATGGAAAATGAAGAACGAGCCATCGCTAGTTTGCCAAAATCTGCTCAAGAATTATTATTGGACCACACCAATTGTTTAGATGAGTTAAAAGTATTGACTTTGGGAGCTTCTTCCAACCAAAATATGCCAGTAACGTGGCACGGACCAGAACCCGGAATTGGTTTAAGGGCTTCTGCTAGATTATCCCAAATTCCGTATTCTTTTGACAATACGTTGGTCGCGCAAGAAGTTTTCCCGGAAGGAGAACTCGATGCCGACTTGCAACAAGTAGATTTAAGAAAAACTAACAGCTGGCGTTTGAAATTGGGACAAATCGAAACTACAGAAATGATTGAAGTGCAGCTAGTAAATTCGGTAGCTCCATTTGTATTGTGCAATCGACTTTCGGAAGTGATGAAGAAAGACATTACGGGCAAAAAACACATTATCAACGTTTCGGCAATGGAAGGAAAATTTTATCGTGATTTCAAGGAAGACCGTCATCCGCATACCAATATGGCCAAAGCGGCTTTGAATATGCTCACACACACAGCCGCAGGAACTTTGGCCAAAGATGGGATTTTTATGAATGCTGTCGATACAGGTTGGGTAACCGATGAAGATCCTGCCGAATTGGCCAAAAGGAAACAGGAAGAACAAGATTTTCAACCACCTTTAGATATCGTTGATGGAGCAGCACGGGTTATGGATCCTTTGTTTGATGGTATTAATACTGGAAAACACTGGTGCGGAAAGTTTTTGAAAGATTACAATCCGATTGCTTGGTAGAATTAGTCTCGATTTTAAGTCTCAATGGACACATTGGAGCTAATTTGAAGAAGACTTCTATCATACTGCGACTGAAAACTGCGACTTGAATAGTAGTTAGAATCCTTCTCCATCATTAAAATAGAATGTTTCAGAATCACGACCCAATCCAAAGTTGACTATAAAATTGGTTAGAGTGTTTTTGTCTAAAAGAACTCTCAATCCAAGTCCAATTGCGGGTTGAATGGATTCGAATAAATGGAGGTTTTTATCTTCCGAACTGGCAGTTGTAGCATTAGCAAAAACCGTTCCGCTGATCATTTGGTTTTTTGTAATTGGGAAACGATATTCGCTTTCAAAATACATCAAGTTGGTTCCTCTAAACAAACCTTGAGTATATCCTTTCCCGCTACGGCTATTTTGATCCCAACCTATTGCAGGTTGATTCAAATAAGGTTGTCTTCCACTTGTTAAAAATTGGCCATACGCCCAAAAACCAATTACATGTTGTTTGTTTGTTTTACTGATGGGAATAAAATATCGAGATTCCAGCAATAGTGTAGCGCTCTTGTGTTTATTAATATCGTTTTGTGGATTATAGCGATAATTCATGTTCAAATACAAACCGTTATTAGTGTTTATTAAATTGTCTCTAGCATCATAAATTAAGTTTAAACTAAAGCCATTTACAGCATAGTTTTTATCACTGAACCCGTATTTTTTTGAGTAATTGTAATGGTAAGTATATTGCATATTGGCAACATTCAATAACTTGTCATTTATATTGGTATAACTATCAAAATGAATTCCTAATCCAATAAAAAAAGAGCGATAGATATTATAAGAAACGGTTTCGTGAAATTTAAAATAATTATAATTCATTGGTTGCTCGATACTATTATAATCGAATTTCTTAAATTCGGCTCCCCAAGGAATAATATCGGTTCCTAATCCATAATTGGATTGAGAGAAAATATAATATCGAAAATCACCACTAAAAAAAAAGTGGTCATTACTGATGTACATATTGTTTTTTAAATAGGTCAAGACTTGTTTTTGGGAACTATAGGATGCACCACCAGATAGTAATGAGATTTTATTTTCTGGTTTTAATTTAAAACTAAATTGACTTATGAACCCAAGAGTAAATCCATTTGCGGGTTGATAGCCTAATGTAGGGAATGCTATTAAATTTGTTTTAGAATCAGGTTTGCTGATTTTTAGTGTATCTTCTTTGGTAAATAAATCAACAATGGAGCGTAGTTTTTGTTTTATTTCTTTCTCTTTTTTCTCTTCCTGTGAAACGATTGTTTGAGAATAAAAAAAAGAAAAAATAAATAAGACTACGAATTTTGATTTCAAATTATTTTTAAAAGTCATACTAAAGACCTGAGTTATATCCAAACCCGTTTATTTTTCTGAATTAATATTTTTTTCAACAAAAGATAAAACTAAGCAAAATTTCTCATAGAGATTTAATTATTGTAATTAAAGTGATTTAACTTTATATCACTTGAATGAAATAAAATCAATAAAAAAGAAAAGCCACATTAGAAATGAATTTCGTTGTGGCTTTTTTATGTATTAATTGGCTATAAAATTAATTTACTGAAATTAATTTAACATCAAAAATAAGTACCGAACCACCAGGAATAGGTCCCATACTGTTATTTCCGTACCCTAATTGTGCTGGTACCAAAAGAATAGCACTTCCTCCAGTTTTTAAATAAGGAATTCCTTCTGTCCAACCTTTTATAACTTGATCCAATCCAAAAGAGATTCCTTCAGGACCACTTTGGTCAAATACGGTTCCATTAGTGAAATAACCTTTATAAGCAACCGTTACATTTGAAGTTGCAGTTGGTTGTTTTCCAGTTCCAGGATCGGTAATTACATAATACAATCCCGAATCACTTTTTATAGTTTTTAAATTGTTTTTGGCTATGTAGTCGGTAATTTCTTTATTGTTTTTAGCAACGAAATCTACTGAAATTTCTTTTTGAATTGTAGGTTCTTTTTCTTTTCCTTTTGAACAAGAAATAAAAAGAGTCAAGGCTAGTAGGGCAAATAATAATGGTTTCATAGAAAAATATTTTTAAAGAAAGCAAATATAGTAAAACCGATAGTGATTTTATAAAAAAGATTTTTCGTGACTTTTATTTGAAAATTTTTAATTTAATGGAACAAAAAATTGTTTGACAAAATAATAAAGCCATAACGAAAATTAAATTTTGTTATGGCTTTTAGAACTATTCTTTAATATGTGTTTATCTCTGCAAACTAAAATTTATCCTTCCAATTTTGCACTCAACTCAAACCATCTTTCCTCTTTGTTCTCAATTTTCTTGATGATGTTTTCCAGTTCTTTGGCTTTCTTTTCGATATCGGCATCTGCTACTTTTCCATCAGAGAATAATTGCTCAATTTTGGTTTTGTCAATCTCCAATTCCTTGATTTCTTTCTCTATCTTTTGAAATTCTTTTTGCTCGTTGAAAGTCAAATTTCCAGTCGGATTGTTTTGCTTCCACTCTTTTTTCTCTGTTTTGTTATCTTCTTTTTGAGCCACATCAGTGCTGTCTTCATAGGCTCTAAAATCAGAGTAATTTCCAGGAAATGTTTCAATTTCTCCTTGACCTCTAAAAATAAACAACTGATCTACAATTTTGTCCATAAAATAACGGTCATGCGAAACCACTACCAAACAGCCCGGGTAGTCCAAAAGGAAACTCTCTAATACATTCAATGTCACAATATCCAAATCATTCGTTGGCTCATCGAGAATCAAAAAGTTTGGGTTCTGAATCAAAACGGTACATAAATACAGACGTTTCAATTCGCCTCCGCTTAATTTTTCTATATAGTCGTATTGTTTTTTAGAATCAAAAAGAAAACGCTCTAACAATTGCGAAGCCGAAATCAGTCTGCCTTTTGTTAACGGAATAAATTCTCCGTATTCCTTAATGACATCGATTACACGTTGCCCTGGTTTTGGGTTAATTCCGCTTTGGGTATAATAACCAATTTTTATGGTATCACCCACAACCACTTTTCCACCATCCAACGGAATAGTTCCTGTCAAAAGATTCAAGAAAGTAGATTTTCCAGTTCCGTTTTTACCAATGATTCCAATGCGCTCTCCACGTTGAAAATCATAACTGAAATTATCCAAAATGACGTGATCTTTGAATTTTTTAGAAATTTTGTGA includes these proteins:
- a CDS encoding FKBP-type peptidyl-prolyl cis-trans isomerase produces the protein MKPLLFALLALTLFISCSKGKEKEPTIQKEISVDFVAKNNKEITDYIAKNNLKTIKSDSGLYYVITDPGTGKQPTATSNVTVAYKGYFTNGTVFDQSGPEGISFGLDQVIKGWTEGIPYLKTGGSAILLVPAQLGYGNNSMGPIPGGSVLIFDVKLISVN
- a CDS encoding SDR family NAD(P)-dependent oxidoreductase, which encodes MMTEETAIKSAITLEEINHCITILTQLNTDTDQIFEIPKEQRTALIKAAGQFSRPDRDEFARRKKDGKAVAKRKQEKKDRTARKETGIRSAREASIFVAPKLLAVNDLANKEQLELETPQNCYVCKTEFTRMHHFYDSMCPDCGDFNYAKRFQTADVKGQIAVITGSRLKIGYHITLMLLRGGATVIATTRFPVDSALRFAKEDDFMEWGHRLKIHGLDLRHIPSVEIFCNFIEQKYGRLDILINNAAQTVRRPAGFYTHLMENEERAIASLPKSAQELLLDHTNCLDELKVLTLGASSNQNMPVTWHGPEPGIGLRASARLSQIPYSFDNTLVAQEVFPEGELDADLQQVDLRKTNSWRLKLGQIETTEMIEVQLVNSVAPFVLCNRLSEVMKKDITGKKHIINVSAMEGKFYRDFKEDRHPHTNMAKAALNMLTHTAAGTLAKDGIFMNAVDTGWVTDEDPAELAKRKQEEQDFQPPLDIVDGAARVMDPLFDGINTGKHWCGKFLKDYNPIAW